The genomic segment CGTGGGAGAGCGCTCGGTAGTGCTGCCACCCGATCAGGAGGGACAAGCTGTGCGCCGGGCAAATGACCGGCACGATATTCCGGCTCGGGTCGGACGTCGAGCAAAAGGATTTCCCCGCGCTCTGCGGCAGCGACGAGCGCTTCGAGATCGGTCTCCAGTTCGTAGTTCGAACGGTCACCAAGATAGCGCTTGATGATCATCGAGACCTCGGCGAGTTGTCGCTCCGCCGTTGTCCGTACTGCCCGGAGAAGCCCGAGCACGATGGGGTCGGCGATTCGGTAGAAGATGTGGCGTCCAGCACGCCGAGTGGTGACCAAGCGAGCCTCGCGCAGTACTCGGAGATGCTGGGAGGTCGCTGGGAGCGGGAGCTGGAGTTCCCGGGCGAGTTCCTCGACAGTGTGTTCCCCTTGGGCGAGGAGTTCAAGCAGTTGCAGACGGTAAGGACTGGCGATTGCCTGGCCAATCCGAGCGAGTTCTCCGTAGATCTCTCGCTTGAACTGTCGGTGCTGCTGTGGCGAAAGGCGCATGATCGGCCATCCTCGCGCGATATTTGCATATTTGCGCAATCATTTTACAATGACCCGCAGCTGACGACAAGTGTGAACTACCAGGTGCTCGTGCAAGGCAGACGGGAGGTGTGCTCTCCAGCAGTGGAGTCCCTCTTCACGGCGTAGCTTGGATCGGGTAGTGTTAGCGCAAAGGGGCGAGGCTGCTGGTAGACCGGAGGAGTTGATGCGAGAGAACACCGCAAAGCGAAAGATGTTCGCAGGCCAGCCTGCCTTCGGCTACACACTCCAGTTGGGTGCACCGCTGGTCGCCGAGGCACTGGCGAACTGTGGGATCGACTTCATCCTCATCGATACGCAGCACGGGACGTTCGGGTCGGATACGATCATCGCCACGCTGATGGCCCTTTCCTGCGGTCGAGCTGTCCCGATGGCACGGGTCGCGCGGAACGATTACACCTTGATCGGGCGCCTGCTCGACGACGGTGCACTCGGGATCATCGTGCCACTCGTGCATACGCGAGAAGACGCTCAAGCTGTCGCCGATGCTTGTCACTTCCCACCGCTCGGGAAGCGTTCATGGGGGTGGGGGCGTGCCCGGATTTACGGTTCCGACTATCCGGAATGGATCGACCGAGAACTGTTCGTCGCGGTGCAGATCGAGAGCGCGCAAGCAGTGGAAAACGCCGAGGCGATCCTCTCGGTTCCTGGCATCGACGGGTGCTGGATCGGTCCGGGCGATCTCGCCCTTTCGCTCGGTGTGGACCCGCGGCATGCAGCGGAAGACGAGCGGCAGCAACGGGCGATCGAGCGGGTTCTCCAGGCCTGTCGGAACACTGGGAAGATCGCAGGTTACGCTGCGTACAGCATCGAGGATGCGTTGCAACGTGCGGCGCAAGGATTCCGGTTCGTCACGGCTGGCAGTGACATCGGCTTTCTCATCCAGGGTGCGATTCGGGGCGTTCAGCAGCTGGGATTGAGTGCGCAGATGGGGCGGGGATACGGCGAGTGATACAGCGAGCCTGCCCGGCAAGCGTGGCCGGACTCGTCCCGCTGTACCGGCAGAGTCTCAAGTCGAGACCGGCTCCGGAAATCCTGAACGCGCTCCTTTTCCGACCGCTGGGTTTCATCGTGGCGCGCAGCCTTTGGGCAACGCCTATCCGCCCGATTCATCTCGTACTTCTGCACACGCTGCTCGGTTCCCTCGCTGCTGTCGCGATCGCGTGCCGGTACGATCGACTGGCTGCAGTGCTCCTCCAGTTGGTGACGGTCTTGGACAATGCGGATGGGCAATTCGCCCGGCTCACCAGACAAGAGACCGAGCTCGGCCGCTATGCCGA from the Thermomicrobium sp. 4228-Ro genome contains:
- a CDS encoding ArsR/SmtB family transcription factor — its product is MRLSPQQHRQFKREIYGELARIGQAIASPYRLQLLELLAQGEHTVEELARELQLPLPATSQHLRVLREARLVTTRRAGRHIFYRIADPIVLGLLRAVRTTAERQLAEVSMIIKRYLGDRSNYELETDLEALVAAAERGEILLLDVRPEPEYRAGHLPGAQLVPPDRVAALPSALPRDITVVAYCRGPHCVYADEAVAVLRAAGFRAYRLRLGLPDFRLLGLPIVSEGAA
- a CDS encoding HpcH/HpaI aldolase family protein, encoding MRENTAKRKMFAGQPAFGYTLQLGAPLVAEALANCGIDFILIDTQHGTFGSDTIIATLMALSCGRAVPMARVARNDYTLIGRLLDDGALGIIVPLVHTREDAQAVADACHFPPLGKRSWGWGRARIYGSDYPEWIDRELFVAVQIESAQAVENAEAILSVPGIDGCWIGPGDLALSLGVDPRHAAEDERQQRAIERVLQACRNTGKIAGYAAYSIEDALQRAAQGFRFVTAGSDIGFLIQGAIRGVQQLGLSAQMGRGYGE